CAGATCAGGCACAGTAGAACGGAATGCAACCCTCAAATCAACATCACGAACATTATCACCATCCGCTAATTAATTGTACACATCCACATTAGCAGCTTAATAATTAATCGACCAACACAGCAGCACTCAAGCAGGCTCCCCTAGTTTAGCTTACAACAGATCCAGCACATAGCACAGAACACACGGTGACCTGAACTGAACAGAACACAGAACATCAAATCCTCCTAATTACTCCATTAATTAATTAAACGacgaacgacgacgacgacgacgacaattaGATGAAGCAAGGAACCAAGTCTACCAACATTAACacggcagcagcaacagcagcgggACGACGAATTGCTACGCCCTAACCAACCAGGCCGTCCTCACGGCGGGACGCCCTAacaagcagcagcggcggcgtcaAGCCGCGGCCGTCTCGCTGGGCACGGCGGGGCGTACCTTGGGGGGCCTGCCGCGGCCGCGCTTGACGGGGGTGGAGCCGTcgccggcgggggcgggggcgggcttGGGAGCCGGGGCCGGGGACGCGCCGTCCTCGGTGGTCTTGGCCTTCTTGGGCGGGCGGCCGCGGGCCTTGGGCATCCCCGCGGTCGCCTGCTTCACGGCGGCCTCCAGCGGGTTCTTGGCCTTGGGCGGGCGCCCGCGGCCGCGCCCCGTCCCCGCGGACGCCGGCGACTTGGGCGCCGGCGCGTTCGGGTCCCGCGCCTTGGGcgggcgcccgcgcccgcgcttcGGCGGCGCTTCGGGGGCGTCGGCGCGGAAGTAGTTGTTCTTGAGGAAGATTAGCTCGCCGGACTCCTTCATGCGCGCCAGGTGCGCGGTCAGCAGCGACGCGTGCGCCGGGGGGAGGTCGCCGTACTTGCCCTCGATGTACTTGGAGATGGCCGACTTGTTCGACCCGTTCTTGTCGCCTAGGCCCTCGATCGCCGCCAGGATCATCTGCAGCAGGAACAAGCGCAACAAACACGCCACACCGCCCGTTAGCTCACTCCATTTCGCAACAGCCAGAAACGAAAAAAAAGTttccttttttcttatttttgGTCGAACAAGAACGAAAGAAACCACCAAGGAACACGCATCGAGCGCGGCAGCGTCCCGAATCGAGCTACATCCAAGCACCAGAACGGATCCCCGCCAAGAACAGCACaggaacaagagaaggaaaaaaaaacagaaaagaaaCCGCGCAGGAAGAAGCGGACGCTGACCGGACAGAGGGGTCTGGCCTCACCTCGGGGTAGGGCGGGATCGGGGACGGCTTGGCGGCTTCCTCGGTGGCCATGGCGACGATGACGCAGGGTGCGGCGACGGAGGCGAGGAAGACGAACCCTCCTTGCCCAGATGCGGTTCGGAATGAATTATTTTCCTTGGAGGAGGATATATGAAGCGAGTACTCGTAGGGAGGATTGGGATCAGGATAGATAAGAAacggggaggaggagaggagccTCGCCTCGCTCCGTTTCTTTACTATTTTTTTCCCTTGGTTTTTCGGTTGTGTCTGCAGGAGTGTGGGTGTGCGAGGAGAGTGAGCAGATGGGGACGCGGGGCGGACGGACGGCCTGGATCTCTTGGGCCGGTGAGATCGGGCGGCGCGGGAGCGGCGAGCACGCGGATCGGTGACGTGGCGGGGGAGGGTGCCTCCCTCCGCCAGCGCGCGCCCGCCAGCCCCGCTTTAGTTTTTGTTTGCTTTTGTCCGGGCCTGCGCTGGCTTTTAGACTCGCACGGAAATGACCGGGATGGCCTCCGGTTTGGCCCTCTTTTCTTCTTTAAAACAAAtggttttctttttaaaaaaattgcaGTGGTCACCTCAGAATTTGGAGGAGGGTCTATTCTCTCTTAACAAAATAACTACATATCTTGCTTTGTGATgtatgaaaattttaaaatttaactaattttatataaaatagtatcatcacttgtatcttcaaataatattattatataaaaatatatgtcATAACTAATTTAATTATATTTAGTAcacattataaatattaatatttttatgtaTTTTTAATCTATTTAAAAGATTTAACTCCTTAAAAAAAGAAAGGTACAGTTATGGCGTGTTTGGATGGTGGCCGCACTACGCCACACCACGCCACAGGCACTGCGCCGCACTTTGGGCGGCCATTTGCTTTGCTGCCGCAACAAGTGCTCCTCCGGTTCATTTCCGCGCCCACAGTTGCCAAAAGTGCCACGGCGGATTTCTTCACCTCACTTCCAGCGCGTCCACAGCGTTAATTAAATTTAGTAtacattataaatattaatattttttgtatttttaatCTATTTAAAAGATTTAACTCCTTAAAAAAGAGTGGTACAGTTACGGCGCGTTTGGATGGTGGCCGCGCTATGCCACAACGCGCTGCAGGCACCGCACCGCACTTTGGGCAGCCGTTTGCTTCGCTGCCGCAACGCGTGCTCCTCCCGTTCATTTTCGTGCCCACAGTTGTCAAAAGTATAGCGGCGGATTTCTTTACCTCACTTCCAGCGCGGCCACAACGTTAATTAAATTTagtatatattataaatattaatatttttaatctaTTTAAAAGATTTAACTCCTTAAAAAAAGTGTGGTACAGTTATGGCGTGTTTGGATGGTGGCCGCGCTACGCCACACCACGCCGCAGGCACCGCACGTGCACTTTGGGCGGACGTTTGCTTCGCTGCCGCAACGCGTGCTCCCCCGTTTCATTTTCGTGCCCACACTTGCCAAAAGTGCGGCGACGGATTTCTTCACCTCACTTCTAGCGCGGCCACAGCGTTGGCTTGGCGTCTTGAGGCACCGTCCAGACGCGCCCTTATTTTGGCACAGACGAAATAATTGGCTCTTGAAATAAGTGGACACTATTATGAAATTATCACAAGTTGTGAAAGGGCAAATTAGGAgcgcgttcggctggctggccagctAGGGCTGGGCTGGCCAGCGCACTCACAGCGACACTGTTTCTAGACATAACAGTATTTTTTGCTCACAACAATCGGCCAGAACAGTATTTTatcttatttttcagtcctgccgaacaactCCTAGATATGAAAGGTGGGTATGGCACGTCATTCTTCACAGTGAATCGCAAAAAAAATTCTATCTCATGGCACTGACTTATTTTATAGATGCACCACTCTAACTTTGCTTGAACCTTTTTGCCTAAAAATTGAAGTTGTATATTCTAACAGATTATGAATTTTTTCCCATTCAGAATAATCACTTGTTTTTAGCAGTGTAAAAATGATACTTTCAAACAAGAGGAATCACCTGCCACCGCATTTAAAATGATGATGAAATATAATAAATAGGATGAAGAAAATGGAGACAACTCATGTACCTGATAAATACAAAGACTAATATGTGCAGGTTGATCAAAACCAAAAGCAAACTTCATTTGCAATGATAGAATCAACAAAAACCTTGGTAGTTGTGCTTTCTTTAAGACTCTTTCATCAAGGCAATCTTTATACTGCATATTAATTGGATTTCAAACAAATTTGGGATTTTTATTTCACGAGTTATCAGGCAGGGACAAATGGCGAGCCTTAGGTTTGACCATTATATTTTTCAAGAAAATTCTCTTTTGAAGTTCATAGTGGTGCCTTGGGATCTTGATGGTGAAAGGGGAAAGTTTTTCAGTTTTAACACTGTGCATATCTTTAGGAAACTGCAATTGGTTTGTGCTCTTCTAGAAAGCTAAAGTTGCTTTAAAGATGACTTCATGTTGGTATAAAAATAGAAGAGAAAATTTAGATGTGAAAGATGATCACTGCATGTCTTTAAAAGTGCATCAAAAATTTTCTTGTTCACGAAATTGTGTCCCATATCAAAGACTTCAATACTTTCTATACAAACATAAATATCTCTCTTTGATGAACCAAAACATAATATGTATAAATTTAAGCGATGTGTTTAACTTGTTTGGGTACTTGTCTTAGACTCAACAATCCGGCAGTTTCTTATATGGCACATTAATTAGCTTTTCCTTtatcaaagttttttttaaagGTTGACCAACTAGTTACGTTTCTCTCAATGATGTAATAtctaaataatatttttattttacaattaataataacaattttctATTAGAAATGTGGAAAAAGGTCAATTCAAACAAGTGGATCATGGTTTCATTCAAATTGATGATGAAATATAATAAATATCTCAAAGACAATGGAGACAAGCTCATATACTCCCTTTGTCCCTTTATTTAGTGTCATTTTAGCTTCGTAGCAGGTACAACAGAGATTCTATGAACCTGTACATTCGGTGTGTCCACATGTATGGCACATGCTATGAATGCAGACATTCAAATGCATTGCCACAACTATAGTTATagcgggacagagggagtatcagTTAGAGTTCAAGAATTCATGTAGAAGTTTTGTGAACCTAAATACTTTGTGTGGCTCGATCAAAGGTAACTACAAACAACTTTGGCTGGCAATAGTAGAAAACGACAAAAAATTGGTCGGACCTACCATATTTAAGACTCAACTATCATGGCAATTTGTATATTGCACATGAATTAACTTTTCTACCAATTATGAATATTATTATTTCACTGAGTTATGATAACATGTATCTCTTAGCAATGTGATAAGTTGAAACAAGAGATCATAATGTAACCCCATTAAGTTTCAATTAAACTGATGAAAATTATAATAACTCAAACACAACGAAAATGACTAATATGCCTTTTGGAATCCACGATTTCACAAAAAACTTATGTAAAAAACTAAATAGCTCTTGTTGATTGCTAAAAATATACTACAAACAAGATTAAGTTATAGCTTTAGAAGCGAACCAAAACCTTGATAGGTGTTCCTTGTTTTCAACTCACCTACCAtggtgtttttttaaaaaaaatatgactTTCGTATGTTTTTTATGTGTATGATTTGTTGAAGTTGGTGGAAGTTGCCTATATTTCAatattaagggcatgtttggttgggtggctaaTCCCAACCAGGCTCCAGGTAGCCAACTTTTAGCTGTGTTGGTTGCCTGTAAATAGCCCGAAGCCAGGCCCAACTAAGCCATATTGGATGCCCTAGCCTAGCTCTAGAAAAACAAGTTGGGGATCCGTTTTTCAGCTGACCTAGGCTTGGCTAGCCCGTCGGTGGCCTAGGATGTGAATCGCGTCACCTCCCTCGCTTCTTCTAGCTGTAGCACcctgattttaagaacaaaaccagatacacaccgtatgtgagcccaggaagtcaaatctcacatatagctataaataagggtaatatcataagacaatgcttattacatagcgtATTTGTACTGaagaatacaacctcagagtatagacaatggaaagacaactccaatcttcaggtgaagactccacttccatagggaaaactgactggttgatcacaagcctaattcctccaaactctagcattcTAATGTGAATTGCGTCACCTCCCTCGCTTCTTCTAGCCCCCGACCCCTGCCGCAGccgtcgtcgtcgagcacttTGACCATCTCCCCAGCGTTGAGGTCCCATGGCACCGGTGAGATTCGGTCTCGAGGAGCGTGACGGGATTCAAAGACTCAAGCAGCGGTGGCTCTACACGCACCCACACGCACCAGAAGCTAGACTTGACCACGACGCCGGAGCTCCGATGAGCGCTGGTCTACGCACTGGCCGAGCTCCATGAGTCATGCGCCGTGCACCAGGAGGAGCTCCGCCGCTTAGAGTCTGAGGCCACACGACACTCGTGTCCTCCGCAGTCGTCGAGCAGGACAAGCTCCTGCGGCACTGCCACTCCCGTCTGCTGCTCCTCCACCACCTAGCTGCTGCAAGTCCAAGCCTCCATGCTGCTAGCATCCTATTGGTAGGAGGAGGATGCTCTGCTACTGCTGCTTGTCATGGTCATCAAGCGAACAGGGGATGTTGTTGGACTATCAGCTTCGTCAACATTCTGTAATAATGAATAAATGTGGAACTGCATTATTACTCGTATGCATTGATGATTCTATGAACTACGCTACCCTTCCTCTCGAGGATGCATCGGCTGGTTCGATTGGCCATGGACCTCTGCTCTCCTTTGCTCTGTCTACCCGCCTTAAAGGTGTTCGACTGAATTGCTTCAAAGGTGGTGAAGTTACCTGCCCAAAGAAGAGGTGACTCTATCGAAGCCAAATGAGGCAACCAAACAAACTAGTTGGTAGCCAGACTTAGATAGTGTAGGACAACCAAACAAGTCTATCTTGGCTTGCTAGAGGCAGTGTTAGGCTAGCCTGGCTTATTTCGTAGCCAGTCTAGAAGGAAGCCAGGTAGCCAAACACACCCTAAGTGGGAATGGCTCTCAGTTTCTATTGAAAGTTGGTGATAACAATGCAGATCTCTCCAACACACGGAAATTAGATGGAGTAGGAGGGGAGCTACACAAATTATTGTTTTGGTAGGGGAGGGGCGCTTACCTACCTTCTTGTGCTTGGAACACCCCCACTATAGCTTTTGTCTAGGGCCTGCACCAGCTTGAGATTGGGGCAGAAATGGCAGGCTTTGGTTTGACTTTTTCTAAAAGAAAACATGCTTTTGAAGTTCATATCAATGCCTTGGGATTTTTGGTGGTCAAGTGGAAAAGTCTTTGGGTTTTAGCACTATCGATATCTTTTAAAATTACAATCATTTTGTGTTCCACCAAAATGCTAAAGTTGCTCTGTGGATAAGTTTGTGTTGGTATTGAGATATAAGGTGAAACTTATCTATGAAAGAGGATTATTTCCTTCCTTTGAAAGTGCATCACAAAAGTTTTCTAGTTCATGCCATTATCTTCCATATTAAGCTTTCATGGATGTCCTGCCACTTTAGTTTTGTTGGAAATTGTTTCCTAAATGAAGTTATTTATTCTAAGAAATTATGATTTTTTACTAGTTACATAACATTTCTAACTAAAAATGTGAAAAAGTTGGTTCAAACAACACCAATCATCCATTGCCCCGATTAGTTTCATTTAAAATGATCAAGAAAATATATAATCCAATGAGAGATTACTGAAAACAACTCAGGAATGAGTTGAGATCTAAGACTTTCATGGAAATTTTCTATACAAACCTATGTATCTCTTATTGATCATTCAAAACATCATACATGTAAATTTTAGTTATATGGTTCAAGCAAATAATAACTTGTTATGGTACCTTGGTTAAGACTCAACAATCATGGCAAATTCTTATATGGCGAAGTACTTATCTTCTCTTACATGGAAGTTATTTTTACCAAGATGACCACAGATTTAGTTTTTTCCTAGCATTGTAATTTCTAGataatattattattttccaCTAAGAATAACTACTTTCACTAGTAATGTACATAAGACTGATTAAAAAATAAATCATCTGTTGGCTATTTCATTTAAAGTGATGATAAGATATAATTAATAGCTTGAAGGCAATGCATACAACTCATATATTTGTTCGGGTACATAACTTTACATAGAAGTTTTGTAAACCTAAATAATTTGAGTAGATTGatcatgaaagcatctaggcccctaattgggttttcgatgattaatgacgacacgagattacttgTGACTAacttgtgttttgc
This DNA window, taken from Miscanthus floridulus cultivar M001 chromosome 13, ASM1932011v1, whole genome shotgun sequence, encodes the following:
- the LOC136500789 gene encoding HMG-Y-related protein A — protein: MATEEAAKPSPIPPYPEMILAAIEGLGDKNGSNKSAISKYIEGKYGDLPPAHASLLTAHLARMKESGELIFLKNNYFRADAPEAPPKRGRGRPPKARDPNAPAPKSPASAGTGRGRGRPPKAKNPLEAAVKQATAGMPKARGRPPKKAKTTEDGASPAPAPKPAPAPAGDGSTPVKRGRGRPPKVRPAVPSETAAA